One genomic segment of Arcobacter porcinus includes these proteins:
- a CDS encoding tRNA 2-thiocytidine biosynthesis TtcA family protein, with protein sequence MIEISKKITSNVARVNATYNLIKENDRVMVGFSGGKDSLTLIHTLNRMKKKAPFKFDFKAVTITYGMGEQIEFLSNHCKEHGIEHEVIDTQIFDLAGEKIRKNSSFCSFFSRMRRGYLYTTALEQGYNKVALGHHLDDAMESYFMNLFYNGTMRTMPPIYKAKNGLEVIRPLIFTRERQLRAFAASNEIRVIGDEACPGLRFDVKMPHARATTKELLAKLEEQNPKIFVSMKAAFSNIQLPTFFYKDLKDIYLNFDE encoded by the coding sequence TTGATAGAAATAAGTAAGAAAATCACATCAAATGTAGCAAGAGTAAATGCAACTTACAATCTAATAAAAGAAAATGATAGAGTAATGGTCGGTTTTAGTGGTGGAAAAGACTCTTTAACTTTAATACATACTTTAAATAGAATGAAGAAAAAAGCACCTTTTAAATTTGATTTTAAAGCTGTAACAATCACTTATGGAATGGGTGAACAAATTGAATTTTTGAGTAATCACTGTAAAGAGCATGGAATAGAGCACGAAGTAATTGATACACAAATTTTTGATTTAGCTGGTGAAAAAATAAGAAAAAACTCTTCATTTTGTTCATTTTTTTCAAGAATGAGAAGAGGATATTTATATACAACTGCACTTGAACAAGGGTATAACAAAGTAGCTTTAGGACATCATTTAGATGATGCTATGGAATCATATTTTATGAATCTATTTTACAATGGAACAATGAGAACTATGCCACCAATTTACAAAGCAAAAAATGGATTAGAAGTAATTAGACCTTTGATTTTTACAAGAGAGAGACAATTAAGAGCATTTGCAGCATCAAATGAGATTAGAGTAATTGGAGATGAAGCTTGTCCAGGACTTAGATTTGATGTAAAAATGCCACATGCAAGAGCTACAACAAAAGAGCTTTTAGCAAAACTAGAAGAACAAAATCCAAAAATATTCGTATCAATGAAAGCTGCTTTTAGTAATAT
- a CDS encoding molybdopterin molybdotransferase MoeA: MRDFITYEESLKIINNIKISNSTEKLFLTNALGRILAQDIIADHNSPAFPTSGMDGYAIKFEDIEKELIITDKNPAGFVVEKSVEEGTCIKTFTGSLMPKGSDTLVPIENVEVIDNKIKIVKTVPKGFAVRKVGENYKKNEVLIKAGTKIGFSEIGVMASLNIPQIEVFINPTIAVASTGSEILDLGVTQTNDSQIRSSNHLTLEALFRSNGAEVLQAGPIVDDMDSITNFFEKSLKKADIVVTTGGVSVGDYDFVQDVIKDILKAEVLFHGVLIKPGMHILVALKGEKIIVALPGFAYSSTVTAILYILPLIYKFRNSKENLPFVKAKINQDFSRTQDKTIFTACNVNYINGEYIIDFIGKKSGTSAILTNMLENPALLIQNQSSEDIRSGDLVDIILLNNLK, encoded by the coding sequence ATGAGAGATTTTATAACTTACGAAGAGTCATTAAAAATAATAAATAATATAAAAATTTCAAATTCAACAGAAAAACTATTTTTAACAAATGCTCTTGGAAGAATTTTAGCACAAGATATTATTGCAGATCATAACAGCCCTGCTTTTCCAACTTCTGGAATGGATGGTTATGCAATTAAATTTGAAGATATTGAAAAAGAGTTAATAATAACTGATAAAAATCCAGCTGGATTTGTAGTTGAAAAAAGTGTGGAAGAAGGAACTTGTATAAAAACTTTTACAGGTTCACTAATGCCAAAAGGAAGCGATACTTTAGTTCCTATTGAAAATGTAGAAGTAATTGATAACAAAATAAAAATAGTAAAAACTGTTCCAAAAGGCTTTGCTGTTAGAAAAGTTGGAGAAAATTACAAAAAAAATGAAGTTTTAATAAAAGCTGGTACAAAAATAGGTTTTAGTGAAATTGGAGTAATGGCATCTTTAAATATTCCACAAATTGAAGTATTTATAAATCCAACTATTGCAGTTGCTAGTACTGGGAGTGAAATATTAGATTTGGGAGTTACTCAAACAAATGATTCTCAAATAAGAAGTTCAAATCATCTTACACTTGAAGCACTTTTTAGAAGTAATGGAGCAGAAGTTTTACAAGCTGGTCCAATAGTTGATGATATGGATTCAATCACAAATTTCTTTGAGAAATCACTAAAGAAAGCTGATATTGTTGTGACAACTGGTGGAGTTAGCGTTGGAGATTATGATTTTGTACAAGATGTTATTAAAGATATATTAAAAGCAGAAGTATTGTTTCATGGAGTTTTAATAAAACCTGGAATGCATATTCTAGTAGCTTTAAAAGGTGAGAAAATAATAGTAGCACTTCCTGGATTCGCATATTCATCAACTGTTACAGCAATTTTATACATATTACCTTTGATTTATAAATTTAGAAATTCAAAAGAAAATTTACCATTTGTAAAAGCTAAAATAAATCAAGATTTCTCAAGAACTCAAGATAAAACAATTTTTACTGCATGTAATGTAAACTATATAAATGGTGAATATATTATTGATTTTATTGGTAAAAAAAGTGGAACAAGTGCAATATTGACAAATATGCTAGAAAACCCTGCTTTATTGATTCAAAACCAAAGTAGTGAAGATATAAGAAGTGGTGATTTAGTGGATATTATTCTACTTAACAACTTAAAATAG
- a CDS encoding DMT family transporter, which translates to MENKNLFYLLIVISMILWGASWISTKALTPYINAYEMVFLRMGICFITMFPIIFISKMKFKLDLKTLTLVLLASLFLVLYSVFMFFGVEHGTGSLGGAMVPSMIPIITYIFVAILSKKTISLKHSFALILGVFGVLNMIDIWKFDTKVIFSADNIYFTVASTLWAIITIITAKSTKINAFVFTTYTYLISSTTLYIFYIDNSIFTRVLEFDTIFWFNIFVITVLSTTFATSIYFFGAAKYGAKEVSSFVFLVPASAIIIGSIFLGEKIEFTTIIGVIFAMIAIYILNNLSFIKIFKNKKSKRNS; encoded by the coding sequence GTGGAAAACAAAAACCTATTCTATCTTTTGATAGTAATTTCTATGATTCTTTGGGGAGCTTCTTGGATAAGTACAAAAGCTCTTACTCCTTATATAAATGCTTATGAAATGGTGTTTTTAAGAATGGGAATATGTTTTATAACAATGTTTCCTATTATATTTATCTCAAAAATGAAGTTCAAACTTGATTTGAAAACTCTAACTTTAGTTCTTCTTGCATCACTTTTTCTAGTTTTATATAGTGTTTTTATGTTTTTTGGAGTTGAGCACGGAACAGGAAGTTTAGGTGGAGCGATGGTTCCTTCTATGATTCCAATTATTACATATATTTTTGTAGCTATTTTAAGTAAAAAAACAATAAGCCTAAAACACTCTTTTGCTCTTATTTTAGGAGTTTTTGGTGTTTTAAATATGATTGATATTTGGAAATTTGACACAAAAGTAATTTTTAGTGCAGATAATATTTATTTTACTGTTGCTTCGACATTATGGGCTATTATTACAATAATTACAGCAAAATCAACTAAAATAAATGCTTTTGTATTTACAACTTATACATATTTAATCTCTAGTACAACTCTATATATTTTTTATATTGATAACTCTATTTTTACAAGAGTTTTAGAGTTTGATACGATTTTTTGGTTTAATATCTTTGTAATAACTGTATTAAGCACTACATTTGCAACTTCTATATATTTTTTTGGAGCAGCTAAATATGGAGCAAAAGAGGTTTCATCTTTTGTATTTTTAGTTCCAGCAAGTGCAATAATAATAGGAAGTATATTCTTAGGTGAAAAAATAGAGTTTACCACTATTATTGGAGTTATTTTTGCAATGATTGCAATATATATTTTAAATAATCTAAGTTTTATAAAAATATTTAAAAATAAGAAGAGTAAGAGAAACTCTTAA
- a CDS encoding M48 family metallopeptidase yields MQTYTSFMQIGFVNDSKRKRAIILDTKTYQEAANYAIEKEKLALVSQFYDFVVFIVWLGFGLKFLDSILLIESNILKAVLFVDIFILVNWFLGLPFDLYKTFKLDKKYGFSNMTKALYIKDTIKSGILFFIFGSLVVAGIAYIIETLPTWWIFGFIFIFAVIILINMLYPVIRDKMFDKFEKLKDSELEAKIEKLLKDVGFKSSGVFSVDASKRDSRLNAYFGGLGATKRVVLFDTLIEKLSHNELLAVLGHELGHFKNGDILKNIGIIGFVMFVFFAIFGNLSDSLFLSLGLNNESYAIITLFMMFSGVLSFFLMPLISLISRHNEYNADSFGSNLTNKEDLVNALLKLANENKSFPLSHKIFVFFYYSHPPLVERFKELGYDVERERFI; encoded by the coding sequence ATGCAAACTTATACATCATTTATGCAAATTGGTTTTGTAAATGATTCAAAAAGAAAAAGAGCAATAATTTTAGATACAAAAACTTATCAAGAAGCAGCAAATTATGCTATTGAGAAAGAGAAATTAGCTTTAGTTTCTCAGTTTTATGATTTTGTTGTTTTTATAGTTTGGCTTGGTTTTGGACTTAAATTTCTTGATTCTATTTTACTTATTGAATCAAATATTTTAAAAGCAGTATTATTTGTAGATATTTTTATTTTAGTTAATTGGTTTTTAGGATTGCCATTTGATTTGTATAAAACTTTTAAATTAGATAAAAAATATGGTTTTTCAAATATGACAAAAGCTTTATATATAAAAGATACAATTAAAAGTGGGATTTTATTTTTTATTTTTGGTTCACTTGTTGTTGCTGGAATTGCATATATTATTGAAACTTTACCAACTTGGTGGATATTTGGATTTATATTTATTTTTGCTGTTATTATTTTGATTAATATGCTTTATCCTGTAATTAGAGATAAAATGTTTGATAAATTTGAGAAGTTAAAAGATAGTGAATTAGAAGCTAAAATAGAGAAACTATTAAAAGATGTTGGTTTTAAAAGTAGTGGAGTTTTTAGTGTTGATGCAAGTAAAAGAGATAGTAGATTAAATGCATATTTTGGTGGCTTAGGAGCTACAAAAAGAGTTGTTCTTTTTGATACATTAATTGAAAAATTAAGTCATAATGAACTTCTAGCAGTTTTAGGACATGAGCTTGGACATTTTAAAAATGGAGATATTCTTAAAAATATAGGAATTATTGGATTTGTAATGTTTGTGTTTTTTGCAATTTTTGGAAACTTAAGTGATAGTTTATTTTTATCTCTTGGATTAAACAATGAATCATATGCGATTATAACTCTGTTTATGATGTTTTCAGGAGTTTTAAGCTTTTTCTTAATGCCTTTAATCTCACTTATTTCAAGACACAATGAGTATAATGCAGATAGTTTTGGATCAAATCTTACAAATAAAGAAGATCTTGTAAATGCACTATTAAAACTTGCAAATGAGAATAAATCATTTCCACTTTCTCATAAAATATTTGTATTTTTTTACTACTCTCATCCACCACTTGTTGAAAGATTTAAAGAGTTGGGATATGATGTTGAAAGAGAGAGATTTATATAA
- a CDS encoding phospholipase D-like domain-containing protein yields MKKLLIIFIFVINIFASETFILPKDKNIFEKELEKLVLNAEKSIFISIYNFSSKKLAKELIKAKERGVEILVIFDKVKVEEDDKIYKMLKKNKIETKIIDDKIKMHIKAMLIDENIALIGSANYTKKSFEENYELLYISSEESLINRLKDFRRDFK; encoded by the coding sequence ATGAAAAAACTATTAATAATTTTTATTTTTGTTATAAATATTTTTGCAAGTGAAACTTTTATTTTACCAAAAGATAAAAATATTTTTGAAAAAGAACTTGAAAAATTAGTTTTAAATGCAGAAAAATCAATTTTTATCTCCATTTATAACTTTTCAAGTAAAAAATTAGCAAAAGAGCTTATAAAAGCAAAAGAAAGAGGAGTTGAAATTCTTGTAATTTTTGATAAAGTCAAAGTAGAAGAAGATGATAAAATCTATAAAATGCTTAAAAAAAATAAAATAGAGACAAAAATAATAGATGATAAAATAAAAATGCATATAAAAGCCATGCTAATAGATGAAAACATTGCACTGATTGGAAGTGCAAACTATACAAAAAAGAGCTTTGAAGAGAATTATGAACTACTTTATATAAGTAGTGAAGAGAGTTTAATAAATAGATTAAAAGATTTTAGAAGAGATTTTAAATAA
- a CDS encoding YbgC/FadM family acyl-CoA thioesterase — protein MKLRVYYEDTDCGDMVYHSNYLNYCERARSELFFQKGLLPHSNTHFFVVKECKANWIKSAKFADILDVKTELIEKKAASIIMKQDILKDEELIFSAEFKLVFLKNGKPSKIPSEIFEILEK, from the coding sequence GTGAAATTGAGAGTTTATTATGAAGATACAGATTGCGGTGATATGGTTTATCACTCAAACTATTTAAACTATTGTGAAAGAGCTAGAAGTGAATTGTTTTTTCAAAAAGGATTGCTTCCACACTCAAATACACACTTTTTTGTAGTAAAAGAGTGCAAAGCAAATTGGATAAAATCTGCAAAGTTTGCTGATATATTAGATGTAAAAACAGAACTTATAGAAAAAAAAGCAGCTTCAATAATTATGAAACAAGATATTTTAAAAGATGAAGAGCTAATTTTTAGTGCAGAGTTTAAACTTGTTTTCTTAAAAAATGGTAAACCATCTAAAATACCAAGTGAGATATTTGAAATATTGGAAAAATAG
- a CDS encoding IS110 family transposase, whose product MYYVGIDIAKSFHVVTIIDENEVKVTQKPIRVTNCIDGFSKFITKLETISSNTNDFIIGLEATGIYGENLWEFLNSHGFNVKLLNPFQTTRYREQHTMKKVKNDNIDSWIIALFLKDGKYSSGYVTDDEYQSLRTLYRNRASIQSDMKEVKKRILTQVTVTFPELENFIDIFSITGLALLDKYPTAHHYKHSSVDRILKIFRHIQGNSFNNQKAIEVLELAKNSIYSGKAKDARAIAIKSSIRLLKIYQEELSILEEEILALLEKNGIKEEKDVPTNSLIENLKTIPGVSSKTIAAVISECGDLSRFKTPIKFIGYLGLFPTENSSGNSKSTGHLSKRGSSLAKHALYMASVSCLLHNKELKQYYDTKKSQGKSKQEGIIAVARKLATIIYSIFRYNTPYDPSRVFSKS is encoded by the coding sequence ATGTATTATGTTGGAATTGATATTGCTAAAAGCTTTCATGTTGTTACTATCATTGATGAGAATGAAGTAAAAGTTACACAAAAACCTATAAGAGTTACAAACTGTATTGATGGATTTTCAAAGTTTATTACTAAACTTGAAACTATTTCATCAAATACAAATGATTTTATAATTGGTCTTGAAGCAACTGGTATTTATGGTGAAAACCTTTGGGAGTTTTTAAATTCTCATGGGTTTAATGTTAAACTATTAAATCCATTTCAAACAACTAGATATAGAGAACAACACACAATGAAGAAAGTAAAAAACGACAACATAGATTCTTGGATCATAGCTTTATTTTTAAAAGATGGTAAATATAGTTCAGGTTATGTAACTGATGACGAATATCAGAGTTTAAGAACTTTATATCGTAATCGTGCTTCTATACAATCAGACATGAAAGAAGTAAAGAAGAGAATACTTACTCAAGTAACAGTTACATTTCCAGAACTTGAAAATTTTATTGATATATTTAGCATCACAGGGCTTGCACTTTTAGATAAATATCCAACTGCACACCACTATAAACATAGTAGTGTTGACAGGATACTTAAAATTTTTAGACATATTCAAGGAAATAGTTTTAATAACCAAAAGGCTATAGAGGTTTTAGAGTTAGCAAAAAACTCTATTTATTCAGGTAAAGCCAAAGATGCAAGAGCTATTGCTATTAAAAGTTCTATTAGACTTCTTAAAATATATCAAGAAGAACTATCTATATTAGAAGAAGAGATATTAGCACTTCTTGAAAAAAATGGTATTAAAGAGGAAAAAGATGTTCCAACTAATTCATTGATTGAGAACTTAAAAACTATTCCTGGAGTTTCATCTAAAACTATTGCTGCAGTTATTAGTGAATGTGGAGATCTATCAAGATTTAAAACACCTATTAAATTTATTGGTTATCTTGGATTATTTCCAACAGAAAATAGCTCAGGTAATTCCAAATCTACAGGTCATTTAAGCAAAAGAGGTTCTTCTTTAGCTAAACATGCTTTATATATGGCAAGTGTTAGTTGTTTATTACACAACAAAGAACTAAAACAATATTATGATACAAAAAAGTCTCAAGGTAAATCCAAACAGGAGGGAATTATTGCTGTTGCTAGAAAACTTGCAACCATAATTTACTCTATATTTAGATACAACACTCCATATGATCCATCTCGTGTATTTTCTAAGTCATAA
- a CDS encoding c-type cytochrome — MKKILFLLFCIANLSFAAKYDSARAEMLSLSCVNCHGNNSSYSTAIPSIVGKDKSYLYNTLLEYKSGKRVDTYMMQKHTKGFSNEELEQLAYYFSKIK; from the coding sequence ATGAAAAAAATATTGTTTTTACTATTTTGTATTGCAAATTTATCATTTGCTGCAAAATATGATTCAGCTAGAGCTGAAATGTTATCACTTTCATGTGTAAATTGCCATGGAAACAATTCAAGCTACTCAACAGCTATTCCTTCTATTGTTGGTAAAGATAAGTCTTATCTTTATAATACTCTTTTAGAGTATAAGTCTGGAAAAAGAGTTGATACTTATATGATGCAAAAACATACAAAAGGTTTTTCAAATGAAGAACTTGAACAACTTGCATATTACTT